Proteins encoded in a region of the Micromonas commoda chromosome 10, complete sequence genome:
- a CDS encoding hypothetical protein (Putative protein; this model contains a BSD domain): MDFFRKAADAVGGLILDSDSDSESERGGAAAGRAGRRTAAEKNDKTPMDDHWTDGGMDLGADARGASGSDDGAPPEGADGSFETSDDEGDEKLIPDAVWGALAAARGKISEVASTVRADVASAVEVVRHDLSEFNDRAVDETAAFAGDVAAAEYSAGLGLDANLGDGDDDDDTAGDDGPRLDPDVARAFDATVDALDDVGHRVEDFGVRVLGASKRFFKNLKEELALDDEDDDEDDEDDGGGFTSRVGLGAGAAAAAGGGLAAKFASDRASSKPRAGSSNAANPNPNPNPGRPKPQTLEQRVAAMQRDSATYCDEPEDLAGFERWTSGFDADSPTVLDEIESVLEGNAFMAELQARIVPLVVTREEFWQRYFYALRRIKLEFGVEKEEEDEKDEKQEEKKKEEKEEKKKKEEEKKEEDEEEKKEEEQEEKKKEKEEDEEGGKQIESENAEEAPEAHFETAKPPAHPRVAAVSAADSADESGVTSDGSWTKVQSDGEIVEKEAATAEGRMKGVDDSAPAEKTGREKEAVAPPVAKEPAAADDEIDEDWGMDSD; the protein is encoded by the coding sequence ATGGACTTCTTCCGCAAGGCTGCGGACGCTGTCGGCGGCCTGATCCtcgactcggactcggactccgagagcgagcgcgggggcgccgccgcgggacgcgccgggcggcgaaccgccgccgagaagaacGACAAGACGCCGATGGACGACCACTGGACCGACGGGGGAatggacctcggcgccgacgcgcgcggcgcgagcggctccgacgacggcgcgccccccGAGGGAGCCGACGGATCTTTCGagacgagcgacgacgagggcgacgagaagCTCATCCCGGACGCCGTCTggggcgccctcgccgcggcgcgaggcaaGATCTCGGAAGTCGCATCAaccgtccgcgcggacgtcgccagcgcggtgGAGGTGGTGCGTCACGACCTGTCCGAGTTTAACGACCGAGCCGTGGACgagaccgccgcgttcgcgggggacgtcgccgcggcggagtaCTCCGCGGGCCTCGGGCTCGATGCGAAcctgggcgacggcgacgacgatgacgacacagctggcgacgatggaccGAGGCTCGACCCggacgtggcgcgcgcgttcgacgccaccgtggacgcgctcgacgacgtcgggcaCAGGGTCGAGGACTTTGGCGTTCGcgtgctcggcgcgtccaAACGATTCTTCAAGAACCTCAAGGAGGaactcgcgctcgacgacgaagacgacgacgaagacgatgaagacgacgggggcgggttcACGTCGAGGGTGGGCctcggagccggcgcggcggcggcggcggggggcggcttGGCGGCGAAGTTCGCGTCCGATCGAGCGAGCTCCAAGCCTCGCGCCGGCtcctcgaacgccgcgaacccTAACCCTAATCCTAACCCTGGGAGGCCCAAGCCGCAGACGCTGGAgcaacgcgtcgcggcgatgcagcGCGACTCGGCGACGTACTGCGACGAGCcggaggacctcgcgggATTCGAACGGTGGACCTCGGGTTTCGACGCGGACTCTCCCACCGTGCTGGACGAGATCGAATCCGTGCTCGAGGGCAACGCGTTCATGGCTGAGCTGCAGGCGAGGATCGTTCCGCTCGTCGTGACTCGCGAGGAGTTCTGGCAGAGGTACTTTTACGCGTTGCGAAGGATCAAGCTCGAGTTCGGcgtggagaaggaggaggaggatgaaaAGGATGAGAAgcaggaggagaagaagaaggaagagaaggaggagaagaagaagaaggaggaagagaagaaggaggaagATGaagaggagaagaaggaggaagAGCaagaggagaagaagaaggagaaggaggaggacgaggagggtgGGAAACAGATCGAGTCAGAaaacgccgaggaggcgcccgAGGCTCACTTCGAGACCGCCAAGCCGCCGGCGCATCCGCGCGTGgcggccgtctccgccgcggactccgCCGATGAGAGCGGCGTCACCTCCGATGGCAGCTGGACCAAGGTGCAGAGCGACGGGGAGATtgtggagaaggaggcggcgacggcggaggggAGAATGAAAGGCGTGGACGATTCCGCACCCGCCGAGAAGACGGggagggagaaggaggcggttGCGCCGCCAGTCGCGaaggagcccgcggcggcggacgacgaaaTCGACGAGGACTGGGGGATGGACTCGGACTGA
- a CDS encoding predicted protein: protein MPAVAAVAAVAPRGSARRRRWSSAPRRAGANTRANATSTKRGGEEALPEEEGSWLVTGAAGFIGSHLVQRLLSTGAKVIAVDNIDDRGPYPPAWKEANLEVLADTARRTRASGSRLVVDEDDDDGALASNPRPMPPVSRVIHLAARSGVAGATADPEGATDANVASTAVLLDLASAHECVSFTLASSGSVYGECAVDVDSGEPVASREDDSTDHPTSPYAASKRAAELMAHAYASLASAPSAPSAPSAPSAPMRVTVARIFTVYGPRGRPDMAVYRFVAALLKREKIRRFGDGQSTWRDYLHVDDVVSGLLAAARRGEGAEVGADAFAIVNLASGSPTRLGELIDAVASAVGLTNGADEFVTQAPGRPGDVGGTFADVSAAKSLIGWEPTIGLRDGVASTAGWYASEEARAWGGGGGDGDT from the exons atgccggcggtcgcggcggtcgcggcggtcgcgccgcgcggaagcgcgcgtcggcggcgatggtcgagcgcgccgcgccgcgcgggcgcgaatACACGCGCGAATGCGACATCGACGaagcgcggtggcgaagaGGCTCttcccgaggaggagggatcGTGGCtggtcaccggcgccgcggggttcatCGGGAGCCATCTCGTGCAGCGCCTCCTCTCCACCGGCGCCAAGGTCATCGCGGTGGATAACATCGACGACCGCGGACCTTACCCGCCGGCGTGGAAGGAGGCCAAcctcgaggtgctcgccgacaccgcgagacggacgcgtgcgtcggggtCCAGGCTGGT cgtcgacgaggacgacgacgacggcgcgctcgcgtcgaacccgcgcccgatGCCACCGGTGTCGAGGGTGATTCACCTCGCCGCTCGatcgggcgtcgccggcgccaccgccgatcccgagggcgcgacggacgcgaacgtGGCGTCAACagccgtcctcctcgacctcgcgtcCGCACACGAGTGCGTGTCGttcacgctcgcgtcgtccgggagCGTCTACGGCGAgtgcgccgtggacgtcgactCGGGGGAGCCGGTGGCGAGCCGCGAGGACGATTCGACGGATCACCCGACTTCGCCCTACGCGGCGAGTAAGAGAGCCGCCGAGCTCATGGCGCACGCGTacgcctccctcgcgtcggcaccctcggcaccctcggcaccctcggcaccctcggcaccgaTGCGGGTGACCGTCGCGCGGATCTTCACCGTGTACGGACCGCGAGGCAGGCCGGACATGGCGGTGTAccgcttcgtcgccgcgctttTGAAACGGGAAAAGATTCGACGCTTCGGCGACGGGCAGTCGACGTGGCGGGATTacctccacgtcgacgacgtcgtgtcGGGgttgctcgcggcggcgaggaggggcgagggtgccgaggttggtgccgacgcgttcgcgatcGTTAACCTGGCGAGcggatcgccgacgcggctcggcgaactcatcgacgcggtggcgagcgccgtcggtttgacgaacggcgccgacgagttCGTCACGCAGGCGCCCGGGAGGCccggggacgtcggcgggACGTTCGCTGACGTGTCAGCGGCGAAGTCGCTGATTGGCTGGGAGCCGACGATAGGGCTGCGGGACGgcgtggcgtcgacggcggggtggtacgcgtcggaggaggcgcgggcttggggcggaggcgggggcgacggggataCGTGA